The genomic segment CGGCGAATTCCGGCAATCCGTCCAGGGCGAAATGCATCTGGATGAAGGTGGCACGATGGTCTCGGCCGCTGAGGCGTTCCACCAGATTGCCCGGCAGGTGCTCGGTTCCGACCATGTCGACTAGCGTCAGATCCGGCGACAGGTTGGACACCACCACGGGCGTATTCAGCACCGAACCGTCGCGCAGGCGCACACCGGTGACCCGCTCGTTCTCGACGAGGATCTGCTCAACTTTGGTGCGATACCGGATTTCCCCACCCAGTTCGGTGAACAGGCGCTTCAGATGGTCGCAGACCGCACCGATGCCGCCTTCGAGCTTCGTCATCATCGTGGCGTTCGCGTCGGGAACACCCATCGCGAAGGCCAGACACGTGGCGCTGCCCGGGGTGAACGGGCCGCGGTAGGTCGAGTTGATCGCCAGGAACGCCAGCATGCCCCGGATCGTCGCGTACTTGACCTTGTCCGGGAAGTTGCGGTCGATGACGTCCATGGCGCTGCCGAACAACATTTCGTGGATGGCGCGACGCTCGGATTCGTTTGTCGCACAGGCGTACATCTCGTCGAGAGTCTTCGGTGGCGTCCGCGCCTCGAAGCGTCCGAGCGCGCGCGACGGCCCGGTGGTCCACTCGAGCATCTTCGCCATGCCCAGCACCGAGTCGGCGCCGTGTTTCTCGGACAGATGCGTCATGTACTTCATCGGGTCGCTGTAGAGGATCATCGGCTCCTCCCCGGCTTCACCAAGGTTCACCGATTGCACCTCGGCGTGGACCTGGGGAATCGTGTGCAGTTCCAAGGCGTTTGCGACTTCCGGCGCCGTCGGGAACTGGACGGACCCGGCGATCTCGTAACGGAACCCGTCGATCAACTCCACGGTCGCGGCCATACCGCCGGAGTAGGTGTTCTGCTCGAGAACCACCGTGCGTAAACCCTGGCGCTGCAGTATCACCGCCGCGGTCAGGCCGTTGTGGCCCGCCCCGACGACGATCGCGTCGTAATCACTCATTGCGCTTTTCTCCTCACTTGATGGGACCGATGTCACGACTGACATGATTTGATGAAAACGATTGTGCGAAAATGGCGTTATGACGAACTTGCACGACCGGCGCAGGACCTCGACGCGAGAGGCGCTGCGTGAGGTGGCACTGGCGCGATTCGCCCGCGACGGTTTCGCCAACGTGACGGTGGCCCAACTCGCCGACGATGCGGGCGTCACCCAGCGCACGTTCTTCCGGCACTTTCCCACCAAAGAGGCGGTGCTGTTCCAGGACTACGAAACCCAGCTCGAGTGGTTCGCCGAGGCGTTGTCGCGGCGCCCGGCCAACGAGTCGCTCTTCGACGCGGTGCTCGGCAGCGTGGTGAGCTTCCCCCATGACCTGGAAGTCGTTCGCCAGGCAGCGATCCTGCGCGCGACGCTGCTCGACGGGGAGCGCACGGCGGGCCACCTTCGGGTGGTTCAGGCGTCGTTCGCCGAAGTGCTGACCGACTTCGTCAAGCGCCGCCACACCGACCTGCCCAATGTCGACCTGATCGCTGAAGTGGCCGGCGCCGCGCTCGCGGCCGTGCTCGTCGCCGCCGTGGAACACTGGGGACGGGATGGCTGCGCCACCGATCTGCGCGAAGTTGTTTCGACCAGCATCGATCTGGTGCGATCCGGTCTGGCTCCGTTGGCCTAACACGGCAACAGGTCTTTCCACGACGTCGGCGCCTTGGGGGCGGCGCCGAGATCCGACTGCACGTACCGGTGCCCGTCGCCGGTGACGTAACTTCCGGTCGACGGGTTGTACGGGATCACCGCCACCGGCGGCCGGGTGCCGTCGGATCCGCTGAAGCCGCTCGGCGCCGTGCCGGCGCCGACTCTGCTGTCGGGCGGGACGCCCTGCGCCACCAGATTCGGGTCGAGCGGATAGGGGCCGACCGCGTGCTGACGGATCGCCGTCGGCACGAACGGCTGGTCACTGTCACACAACTCGACGGTCGGCGCACGTTTCCCGGGTTTGCCTGCGCATGGATAGTTTCGGGCGCCGCGAACAGCGATCGGCGAGTCCTGCGGCAGTTTGCAATACAGGCCGTCCGGGGTGTCGATCGTGGTGGTGTCGGCCGGGGAGCGCCACGACGACGGCGGCAGGAATCCGACGGTGCACGGCGGCGGATCACCCAGCGTGATTGCGAACTCCCCCACCGGCAGGCCCGTCGGGTTGTTGGTGGGCAATCCGAACGCCTGCGTGCTGGCGATCACCGGCGGCAGCAGTACGAGGAGTTGCTCGAGCGACGAGTTGTAGGTGACCAGGATTTGGCCAAGCGTGCTCAAGTTCGCCAACAACACCGGCAGGGTGGGCTTCACCTCATCGAGCAGCCGGGTGACTTCGTTCGCGGCGCCCGGTC from the Mycolicibacterium crocinum genome contains:
- a CDS encoding TetR/AcrR family transcriptional regulator, with product MTNLHDRRRTSTREALREVALARFARDGFANVTVAQLADDAGVTQRTFFRHFPTKEAVLFQDYETQLEWFAEALSRRPANESLFDAVLGSVVSFPHDLEVVRQAAILRATLLDGERTAGHLRVVQASFAEVLTDFVKRRHTDLPNVDLIAEVAGAALAAVLVAAVEHWGRDGCATDLREVVSTSIDLVRSGLAPLA
- a CDS encoding phytoene desaturase family protein, with translation MSDYDAIVVGAGHNGLTAAVILQRQGLRTVVLEQNTYSGGMAATVELIDGFRYEIAGSVQFPTAPEVANALELHTIPQVHAEVQSVNLGEAGEEPMILYSDPMKYMTHLSEKHGADSVLGMAKMLEWTTGPSRALGRFEARTPPKTLDEMYACATNESERRAIHEMLFGSAMDVIDRNFPDKVKYATIRGMLAFLAINSTYRGPFTPGSATCLAFAMGVPDANATMMTKLEGGIGAVCDHLKRLFTELGGEIRYRTKVEQILVENERVTGVRLRDGSVLNTPVVVSNLSPDLTLVDMVGTEHLPGNLVERLSGRDHRATFIQMHFALDGLPEFAAPYELLNESGMQQSVGVFGTPEEQQRQWEMARAGMLPDNPSFGMQIPSVTDPSLAPPGKHAASAYAYGFPVEAPREQHGRLKHEMAETVIDKITKFAPNFRDIQIRHITFAPYHMQTMFGAPDGDFCHGLLHPDLMGPNRPGPKGFLDLPIPIDGLYLGGAGCHGGPGITFVPGYNAAYAALDDLAAS